In a genomic window of Caloenas nicobarica isolate bCalNic1 chromosome 1, bCalNic1.hap1, whole genome shotgun sequence:
- the SLN gene encoding sarcolipin, with the protein MERSTQELFLNFMIVLITVLLMWLLVKSYQE; encoded by the coding sequence ATGGAGCGATCTACACAAGAACTTTTCCTCAACTTCATGATTGTCCTGATTACTGTATTGCTCATGTGGCTCCTTGTGAAGTCTTATCAGGAGTAA